Proteins found in one Odontesthes bonariensis isolate fOdoBon6 chromosome 11, fOdoBon6.hap1, whole genome shotgun sequence genomic segment:
- the LOC142391966 gene encoding general transcription factor II-I repeat domain-containing protein 2A-like, protein MSAKKRKVDIEGRVFNKIWTAKYLFTDIQGNAVCLVCGTQVAVLKDYNLNCHFVTKHEEKYKNLSDEERARVADALLANANRDATVKTSFVIAHKIAWRSKPFSDGEFVKECLVDAAALMCPEKKGAYENVSLPRRTVTRRVEDIAENLELQLKEKAAEFDCFSLALDESCDVRDTAQLLIFLRGITNDFQITEELASMQSMKGTTTGKDLMTEVNACLDKLKLEWDKLAGVTTDGCPNLTGKNVGLLKRMQDKVTEINPEQKLTFLHCIIHQEVLRKTVLKMNHVVDVVTKVVHFIRARALNHRQLVALLEDSESGHGDVGYHCAVRWLSLGKVLKNVWDLRVQIQDFCAKKGHDIPDFSDDEWVADLGFAVDVTSLMNELNAKLQCKGLFVFVHQMYSAAKAFMRKLELLSSQVKEKVLTHLPTLKAATKSADHLQKYSEMLDALHCEFSRRFQDFKNLESEMLLVSSPFNCSVEKAPSDVQMELIDLQSDSLLSDHFRSVSLLHFYSSLKEESFPHLRRHTQRILVLFGSTYVCEQTFLVMKFNKSKHRSSITDEHLSAVLRIATSDIQPDFNALVQAQSRLDYSH, encoded by the exons ATGTCAGCTAAAAAGAGGAAAGTTGATATCGAAGGTCGCGTTTTCAACAAAATATGGACTGCCAAGTATTTATTTACTGACATCCAAGGTAATGCTGTGTGCTTAGTTTGTGGGACTCAAGTTGCTGTGCTGAAAGATTATAATCTGAATTGCCACTTCGTGACCAAGCATGAGGAGAAATACAAGAATCTGTCGGATGAAGAGCGTGCACGAGTAGCTGATGCATTGCTAGCCAATGCCAACAGAGACGCtaccgtcaaaacaagttttgtAATTGCTCATAAAATCGCCTGGAGAAGCAAACCGTTCTCTGACGGAGAGTTCGTCAAGGAATGTTTAGTGGACGCTGCTGCACTGATGTGCCCTGAAAAAAAGGGTGCTTATGAGAACGTCTCGCTCCCCCGGCGCACTGTAACGAGGCGGGTGGAGGATATTGCAGAAAATTTGGAGCTGCAGTTGAAGGAAAAAGCTGCCGAATTCGACTGTTTTTCCCTGGCTTTGGATGAGAGCTGCGACGTACGTGACACCGCCCAGCTACTCATCTTCTTGCGAGGCATAACGAATGACTTCCAAATCACAGAGGAGCTGGCATCGATGCAGTCAATGAAAGGCACAACCACCGGCAAGGACTTGATGACCGAGGTAAATGCATGCTTGGACAAATTAAAACTTGAGTGGGACAAATTGGCTGGCGTAACAACAGACGGTTGTCCAAATCTGACGGGAAAAAATGTGGGATTGTTGAAAAGAATGCAGGATAAAGTAACCGAAATTAACCCCGAGCAGAAGTTGACATTTTTGCACTGTATAATCCACCAAGAGGTGCTGCGTAAGACGGTGTTGAAAATGAACCATGTCGTGGATGTTGTAACGAAAGTAGTTCATTTCATCAGAGCGAGAGCACTAAACCACAGGCAATTGGTGGCTCTTCTGGAGGACAGCGAGAGCGGGCATGGTGACGTAGGCTACCACTGCGCTGTCAGGTGGCTCAGCCTCGGCAAAGTCCTGAAAAATGTCTGGGATCTGAGAGTGCAGATTCAGGATTTCTGTGCCAAGAAAGGACATGACATTCCCGACTTTTCAGATGACGAGTGGGTGGCAGACCTCGGATTCGCAGTAGACGTGACTTCTTTGATGAACGAACTAAATGCCAAACTGCAGTGCAAgggtctgtttgtgtttgtgcatcAGATGTACAGCGCGGCGAAGGCTTTCATGAGAAAGTTAGAGCTTCTCTCAAGCCAGGTGAAGGAGAAGGTTTTGACTCACTTGCCAACACTGAAAGCAGCGACAAAGTCGGCCGATCACCTCCAGAAATACTCAGAGATGTTGGATGCACTGCATTGTGAGTTTTCGAGGCGATTTCAAGATTTCAAAAATCTTGAGAGTGAGATGCTATTGGTCTCCTCTCCCTTCAACTGCAGTGTGGAAAAAGCACCAAGTGATGTTCAGATGGAACTAATCGACCTGCAGTCTGATTCACTCCTTTCAGACCACTTCAG GTCAGTCTCCCTGCTGCACTTTTACTCCTCTCTCAAAGAGGAGAGCTTCCCACATCTGAGGAGGCATACTCAGAGGATTCTAGTCCTGTTTGGATCCACCTACGTCTGTGAACAGACATTCTTAGTGATGAAGTTCAACAAATCCAAACACAGATCCTCCATCACTGATGAGCACCTGTCTGCTGTCCTTCGCATAGCAACCTCAGACATTCAGCCAGATTTCAATGCTCTTGTTCAGGCCCAGAGCAGACTGGATTATTCTCACTGA